A DNA window from Methanobacterium sp. contains the following coding sequences:
- a CDS encoding MFS transporter, which yields MESKANIRILLLLLVGVFMGSLDIGIVGPALHAIGTDFCVNERLLSWVFTIYILFFMIGTPLMAKLSDMYGRKWVYMIDILLFALGSVITITSVSFEMVLFGRAIQGVGAGGIFPVANAFIGDVFPPEKRGGALGILSSVWGLSSVLGPVLGGLLLDYGWKWLFIINIPISIVVLLGSFYILPRSVKNPDIRLDWPGIVILGLFVSCLAYGINQIDTNNFASSIFSLSVWPFLVLSLVLLPVLLKVELNTNNPLIQVDLFRSREVKLVSSIMVGTGLIQASTVFIPSFAIVALSLDSTDASWMLIPVVLTMAIGAPIIGKLLDKFGSRNIMLTGAFIMIIGLFLLSIYSTIFNMFIFASVLIGVGMSTAIGSPPRYIMLVESPPKERASGQALINIITSAGQLLGGALIGAVIGSYAGLLRGYEFAFVLMGFVAITMTILAMGLKSKKEQLKTIF from the coding sequence ATGGAATCTAAAGCTAATATTCGCATACTGCTTCTGCTACTAGTAGGTGTGTTTATGGGATCCCTTGATATTGGTATTGTGGGTCCTGCATTACATGCTATTGGAACAGATTTTTGTGTTAATGAAAGATTGTTAAGCTGGGTTTTCACCATCTACATCCTATTTTTCATGATCGGAACCCCTTTAATGGCTAAATTATCAGATATGTATGGTCGAAAATGGGTTTATATGATTGACATCTTATTATTTGCTTTAGGTTCTGTTATAACTATAACATCGGTTTCCTTTGAAATGGTGCTTTTTGGTAGGGCTATTCAGGGTGTGGGTGCTGGGGGTATCTTCCCGGTGGCCAATGCTTTTATTGGGGATGTTTTCCCTCCTGAAAAAAGAGGCGGGGCTTTGGGAATTTTAAGCTCTGTCTGGGGTTTGTCCAGTGTTCTTGGACCAGTTTTAGGCGGTTTACTCTTGGATTATGGTTGGAAGTGGTTGTTTATTATTAATATTCCTATTTCTATAGTGGTTTTGTTGGGAAGCTTTTACATTCTCCCTAGATCTGTTAAAAATCCAGACATTCGTTTAGATTGGCCTGGTATTGTTATTTTAGGGTTGTTTGTTTCATGTTTAGCTTATGGGATTAACCAGATCGACACTAATAACTTCGCTAGCAGCATTTTTTCATTGTCAGTCTGGCCTTTCCTGGTTTTAAGTTTAGTGTTACTCCCTGTGCTGTTAAAAGTAGAATTGAACACTAACAATCCCCTAATTCAGGTGGATCTCTTCCGTAGTAGGGAAGTTAAACTTGTTTCTAGTATAATGGTGGGCACTGGACTGATTCAGGCGTCCACCGTATTTATTCCCTCATTTGCTATTGTGGCTTTATCTTTGGACTCAACAGATGCCAGTTGGATGTTAATACCAGTTGTGCTTACCATGGCTATTGGAGCACCCATTATTGGAAAACTTCTGGATAAATTTGGTTCTAGGAATATAATGCTCACAGGAGCATTTATAATGATAATCGGCCTCTTTTTACTTAGCATTTACTCCACAATATTTAATATGTTTATCTTTGCTTCTGTACTTATTGGTGTGGGTATGAGCACTGCCATTGGGTCTCCGCCACGTTATATTATGCTGGTGGAAAGCCCTCCTAAGGAAAGAGCTTCGGGCCAGGCTTTGATAAACATTATTACCAGTGCGGGTCAACTTTTAGGTGGGGCTCTTATTGGTGCGGTGATAGGTTCTTATGCTGGTCTGCTGAGAGGATATGAATTTGCTTTTGTGTTAATGGGATTCGTAGCTATTACTATGACTATTTTAGCAATGGGATTGAAAAGTAAAAAAGAACAACTAAAAACTATTTTTTGA
- the nikR gene encoding nickel-responsive transcriptional regulator NikR, whose protein sequence is MIRISMSLPRKLLEEFDEVLQDRGYNSRSKGIRDALKDYMLRYQWMNEMDGERIGTIAVIYDHHYMGVLDEITNIQHQYTDHINAVMHIHMNDKQCMEVIVVKGEVTQIRELTEKIMSLKGVEHVKLTSSGVKDH, encoded by the coding sequence TTGATAAGAATAAGTATGTCACTGCCTAGGAAATTATTGGAAGAATTTGATGAAGTACTTCAGGACCGGGGATATAATTCAAGATCTAAAGGAATAAGGGATGCACTAAAGGATTATATGCTCCGTTATCAGTGGATGAATGAGATGGATGGGGAAAGGATTGGAACTATCGCAGTAATCTACGACCACCATTACATGGGTGTTTTGGATGAAATCACCAATATCCAACACCAATACACCGATCACATTAACGCTGTAATGCACATACACATGAACGATAAACAATGCATGGAAGTAATAGTAGTAAAAGGGGAAGTTACTCAAATTCGAGAACTCACCGAAAAAATCATGAGCCTCAAAGGTGTAGAACACGTGAAACTCACTAGTTCAGGGGTAAAAGATCATTGA